The genomic window TATACTTCGGCTAGTTTTGAGAATAATTTTTTCTCATCAGCGCTTAGTGTATTCCAAGGTTTTACATAATCACCAGGATTAGCAATATTAGGAGGTAAGAAATTGAAATCGGTGTTTTTAGTTCCTTTAGGTACAATTCCTTTAGCAATCATACGAGGTAATACCCATTCGCGATAAGCATCGTAACCAGTATCAAATTTTCCTTTGTATTTAGCAATGTACTCTTCTGGTGCATGGTGTGGTGCATGGTTTGCTCCAGGGCAATACCACATATACCATGGTTTAGAAGGATTGGTGGCTTTTTGGTCTTTGATGTATTCAATGGCTTTATCGGCTAAATCTTTAGATAAGTGATAGCCCTCTTCAGGAGTATAAGGTGCCTCAATAAAGTGGTTGTCTTCTATTAAATCAGGATACCATTGGTTGGTTTCGCCTCCTATGAATCCGTAATAGCGGTCAAAGCCCATTTGGGTTGGCCATTGTGCTTTGGAACCTCCAGAAGAAACGTCTTGTTCCGGTACGTTGTGGTTTTTTCCAATCCAGAAAGTACTCCATCCTGCTTGTTGTAATACTTGACCAATTGTAGCACACTGAGCTGGGATTTGTCCGTTTGCTCCAGGATAACCATCTGTAGTTTCGGTGATGGATGCCATACCGTTTAAGTGGTGGTTACGACCAGTTAATAAAGTAGAACGGGTTGGCGAACATAATGCTGTAGTATGCCATTGGGTGTAGGTAATACCATTGTCTGCTAATTTTTGTAGTGTTGGCATGTTTATGGCTCCTCCATAAGGAGACCAGGCAGCCTGTCCTGTGTCATCGTATAAGATAAACAATACGTTTGGTGCACCTTCTGGAGCTGCTTTTTTTGTGTAGGGCTTCCAGTCTGGTTTTGAATTTCTAATATCAAGTTCGATGACACCATGGAAATTTTCTTTAGTTACTTTCTGAGGATCTGCCTGAGCGGCTAATTTCGAGGTTAAGCCTAATGAAAGGCAAAATAGCAGGGTGAAAATACTTTTCAGGATGAATTGTTTACTGACTTTCATGATTTAAGTTATTTATTATTATTGATCTTGTGCGGGACACTTTGTTGAACTTTGTGTATAAAAAATAATCTGAAAAAAATCGAATTTTAGTCTTCTCTGAATTGAAATATTTTTACTGGCTTATAGTTTTTAAAATTTTGAAATGTAATCACTCAAATTTAAATATTATAAGCTTGGAAGCTGTTTCTGAACCAACTTAACTGGTTTCATTTTATAACTTGAAACACAAAAAAGAGGTTTTTGTAGTATTAGTCTTTATCAGTTTTTGGAATTGTTTGGATTATGAATGAAATAATTAAACAAAAGATCAGTTATTTGTTTTTGTAAAAAAGACACCTTTTTAAACTATAATATTTAAATTTGCAGCCAAAATAACAACAACACAACTCTTATGTATAAATTGATAATTCGTCCGATACTTTTTTGTTTTGATCCTGAAAAAGTACATTACTTTACTTTCTCATTTGTAAAATTCATTTCAAAAATCCCTGGAGTTTCGGCAATTATAAGATCAATTTATGAAGTAAAAGACACTCGACTAGAAAGAGAAGTTTTTGGAATTAAATTCAAAAATCCAGTTGGACTTGCGGCTGGTTTTGATAAAGATGCTAAGTTGTATAAAGAACTAGGTGATTTTGGTTTTGGTTTTATCGAAATTGGAACTGTAACGCCAGTGGGACAAGAAGGAAATCCGAAAAAGCGTTTATTCCGTCTAAAAGAAGACCAAGCGATTATTAACCGAATGGGTTTTAATAATGGTGGAGTTCTAGAAGCTGTAGAACGTCTGAAAAAGAACTCAGGTGTTTTGATTGGAGGAAATATCGGAAAAAATAAAGTGACTGATAACGATGATGCCGTAAAAGATTATATCATTTGTTTTGATGCACTTTTTAATCATGTAGATTATTTTGTAGTGAATGTGAGTTCGCCAAATACACCAAATTTGAGAGCACTGCAAGATAAAGAACCATTAACGGCTTTATTGCAGACTTTACAGAACAGAAATGTTGAAAAGCAAAAAACAAGCACTCAAAAAGTAAAACCAATTCTTTTAAAAATTGCTCCAGATTTAACAGATGAGCAATTATTGGATATTATTGACATTGTAAAAACAACTCAAATTGCAGGTGTAATCGCGACAAACACAACTATTTCAAGAGAAGGTTTACAGTCTGCTAACCAAACAGAAACAGGAGGTTTGTCTGGAAAACCATTAACAAAACGCTCTACAGAAGTAATTCGTTTTCTTTCAGAAAAAAGCAATAAAGCGTTCCCTATTATTGGAGTAGGAGGAATTCATTCTGCCGATGATGCAATTGAAAAACTAAATGCAGGTGCCAGTTTGGTGCAATTATACACTGGTTTTATCTATGA from Flavobacterium sp. KACC 22763 includes these protein-coding regions:
- a CDS encoding quinone-dependent dihydroorotate dehydrogenase → MYKLIIRPILFCFDPEKVHYFTFSFVKFISKIPGVSAIIRSIYEVKDTRLEREVFGIKFKNPVGLAAGFDKDAKLYKELGDFGFGFIEIGTVTPVGQEGNPKKRLFRLKEDQAIINRMGFNNGGVLEAVERLKKNSGVLIGGNIGKNKVTDNDDAVKDYIICFDALFNHVDYFVVNVSSPNTPNLRALQDKEPLTALLQTLQNRNVEKQKTSTQKVKPILLKIAPDLTDEQLLDIIDIVKTTQIAGVIATNTTISREGLQSANQTETGGLSGKPLTKRSTEVIRFLSEKSNKAFPIIGVGGIHSADDAIEKLNAGASLVQLYTGFIYEGPALIKAINKKVLEQL